The following proteins are encoded in a genomic region of Eulemur rufifrons isolate Redbay chromosome 18, OSU_ERuf_1, whole genome shotgun sequence:
- the LRAT gene encoding lecithin retinol acyltransferase, giving the protein MKNPMLEVVSLLLEKLLLIANFKLFSSGTPGEDKGRKSFYEISSFLRGDVLEVPRTHLTHYGIYLGDNRVAHLMPDILLALTDDKGRTQKVVSNKRLILGVIVKVASIRVDTVEDFAYGANILVNHLDESLKKKALLNEEVARRAEKRIGLTSYSLLWDNCEHFVTYCRYGTPISPQADKFCENVKIIIRDQRSVLASAVLGLASIVCMGLASYTTLPAIFIPFCLWMAG; this is encoded by the exons ATGAAGAACCCGATGCTGGAGGTGGTGTCCCTACTACTGGAGAAGCTGCTCCTCATCGCCAACTTCAAGCTCTTCAGTTCGGGCACCCCGGGCGAAGACAAAGGGAGGAAGAGTTTCTATGAGATCAGCTCTTTCCTCCGAGGCGACGTGCTGGAGGTGCCCCGGACCCACCTGACCCACTATGGCATCTACCTGGGCGATAACCGTGTCGCCCACCTGATGCCCGACATCCTGTTGGCCCTGACCGACGACAAGGGGCGCACGCAGAAGGTGGTCTCCAACAAGCGTCTTATCCTGGGCGTCATTGTCAAAGTGGCCAGCATCCGCGTGGATACAGTGGAGGACTTCGCCTACGGAGCCAACATCCTGGTCAATCACCTGGACGAGTCCCTCAAGAAGAAGGCGCTGCTCAACGAGGAAGTGGCGCGTAGGGCCGAGAAGCGGATAGGCTTAACTTCCTACAGCCTACTGTGGGACAACTGCGAGCACTTCGTGACCTACTGCAGATACGGCACTCCGATCAGCCCCCAGGCCGACAAG ttttgtgAGAATGTGAAGATAATTATTCGTGATCAGAGAAGTGTCCTTGCTTCTGCAGTCTTGGGACTGGCATCTATAGTCTGTATGGGCTTGGCATCATATACTACTCTTCCTGcaatttttattccattctgcTTATGGATGGCCGGCTAA